A genomic region of Pseudopipra pipra isolate bDixPip1 chromosome 20, bDixPip1.hap1, whole genome shotgun sequence contains the following coding sequences:
- the PTGES gene encoding prostaglandin E synthase translates to MMENEVFLSFTFYSTILILKMYVVAIITGQVRLRKKAFANPEDALRNGGLQFCREDPNVERCRRAHRNDMENIFPFLFLGAIYSMLDPSPAVARIHFLIFCVGRVVHTVAYLLRLKAPARSVAYSVAQLPCFSMALQILLATTPYW, encoded by the exons ATGATGGAAAACGAAGTGTTTCTGTCATTTACGTTCTACAGCACAATTTTGATCTTAAAAATGTATGTCGTTGCCATCATTACGGGACAAGTGAGACTCAGAAAGAAG GCGTTTGCAAACCCGGAGGACGCGCTGCGCAACGGGGGGCTGCAGTTCTGCCGCGAGGACCCCAACGTGGAGCGGTGCCGCAG GGCCCACCGCAATGACATGGAGAAcatctttcccttcctcttcctcggAGCCATCTACTCCATGCTGGACCCCAGTCCTGCAGTGGCCAGGATCCACTTCCTCATCTTCTGCGTGGGGCGCGTTGTGCACACCGTCGCCTACCTGCTGCGGCTGAAGGCGCCCGCGCGCTCCGTGGCCTACAGCgtggcacagctgccctgcTTCTCCATGGCCCTGCAGATCCTCCTCGCCACCACCCCGTACTGGTAA